A window of Lepidochelys kempii isolate rLepKem1 chromosome 1, rLepKem1.hap2, whole genome shotgun sequence contains these coding sequences:
- the F10 gene encoding coagulation factor X isoform X2 gives MKQVGLQDEFWNKYIDGDQCKLNPCQYGATCKDGIGTYTCTCLDGYQGKNCESVIPKYCKLNNGDCGHFCRPERNGVVCFCATGYILGPDEKSCIPTEPFPCGKVYVKRKKRSVISFGNSSSVTSEQDGNPNELYSNNGTSHRNITSIADSPDLLLQNETKAPNRTENDPKTNVSPNLHTRIVGGNDCLPGECPWQALLINEDKEGFCGGTILNQFYILTAAHCINQSKIIKVVVGEVDRDKEENTEMMISVEKIFVHGKFVLATYDYDIALIKLKEPIKFSRYVIPACLPDVEFANEILMNQKSGTVSGFGRLFEHGRVSNKLKVLEVPYIDRNSCKQTTNFAITENMFCAGYDNVTKDACQGDSGGPHVTKYKDTYFVTGIVSWGEGCARKGKYGVYTKVSKFQGWLRRTLRHNP, from the exons ATGAAACAAGTAGGCCTTCAG GATGAGTTCTGGAATAAATATATAG ATGGGGACCAGTGCAAACTCAATCCTTGTCAGTATGGTGCAACGTGTAAAGATGGAATTGGCACATACACTTGTACATGCTTGGATGGATATCAGGGCAAAAACTGTGAATCtg TTATACCAAAATACTGCAAGCTGAACAATGGCGATTGTGGCCACTTCTGCAGACCTGAAAGAAACGGTGTTGTATGCTTCTGTGCCACTGGCTATATTCTGGGACCAGATGAAAAATCTTGTATTCCGACAG AGCCTTTCCCATGTGGGAAAGTTTATGTGAAGAGAAAAAAGAGGTCAGTGATTTCATTTGGTAACAGTAGCAGTGTTACCAGTGAACAAGATGGCAACCCCAATGAACTGTATAGCAACAATGGGACAAGCCACAGAAACATCACCAGTATCGCAGACAGTCCAGATCTTCTTCTTCAGAATGAAACAAAAGCTCCCAATAGAACAGAGAATGATCCTAAAACTAACGTGTCTCCAAACCTTCATACGAGGATAGTAGGTGGTAATGACTGCTTGCCTGGTGAATGTCCATGGCAG GCTCTTCTAATAAATGAAGACAAGGAAGGGTTTTGTGGAGGGACAATTCTGAACCAGTTCTATATACTTACTGCAGCTCACTGCATAAACCAATCTAAAATCATTAAAGTTGTTGTCG GGGAAGTGGACAGAGATAAGGAAGAAAACACGGAAATGATGAtctctgtggaaaaaatatttgtaCATGGTAAATTTGTTTTGGCAACTTATGATTATGACATAGCCCTTATAAAATTAAAGGAACCTATAAAGTTTTCTCGGTATGTTATCCCGGCATGCCTTCCTGATGTGGAATTTGCTAACGAAATTCTGATGAATCAAAAATCTGGAACTGTTAGTGGTTTTGGACGTCTTTTTGAACATGGACGGGTATCCAACAAACTTAAAGTGCTTGAAGTCCCCTATATTGATAGAAATTCATGCAAGCAAACTACTAACTTTGCGATCACAGAAAACATGTTCTGTGCTGGCTATGACAATGTAACTAAAGATGCATGTCAGGGAGACAGTGGGGGTCCACATGTTACTAAATACAAGGACACCTATTTTGTTACTGGTATAGTCAGCTGGGGAGAAGGATGTGCAAGGAAAGGCAAATATGGAGTGTATACAAAAGTGTCAAAGTTCCAAGGCTGGCTAAGAAGGACATTAAGACATAACCCTTAA
- the F10 gene encoding coagulation factor X isoform X1, protein MSVMAGQLLLILLSTSIAGLLQAEGNVFLQEENANKFLGRTKRANSFFEELKKGNIERECYEERCSKEEAREAFEDTEKTDEFWNKYIDGDQCKLNPCQYGATCKDGIGTYTCTCLDGYQGKNCESVIPKYCKLNNGDCGHFCRPERNGVVCFCATGYILGPDEKSCIPTEPFPCGKVYVKRKKRSVISFGNSSSVTSEQDGNPNELYSNNGTSHRNITSIADSPDLLLQNETKAPNRTENDPKTNVSPNLHTRIVGGNDCLPGECPWQALLINEDKEGFCGGTILNQFYILTAAHCINQSKIIKVVVGEVDRDKEENTEMMISVEKIFVHGKFVLATYDYDIALIKLKEPIKFSRYVIPACLPDVEFANEILMNQKSGTVSGFGRLFEHGRVSNKLKVLEVPYIDRNSCKQTTNFAITENMFCAGYDNVTKDACQGDSGGPHVTKYKDTYFVTGIVSWGEGCARKGKYGVYTKVSKFQGWLRRTLRHNP, encoded by the exons ATGAGTGTCATGGCTGGCCAGTTGCTCCTCATACTGCTTTCCACTTCCATAGCAGGTCTCCTGCAAGCTGAAGGAAATG TGTTTTTACAGGAAGAAAATGCAAACAAGTTTTTGGGAAGAACAAAGCGTGCTAATTCCTTTTTCGAGGAGCTGAAGAAAGGGAACATTGAAAGAGAATGTTATGAGGAACGCTGCTCAAAAGAAGAAGCCAGAGAAGCCTTCGAAGACACAGAGAAAACT GATGAGTTCTGGAATAAATATATAG ATGGGGACCAGTGCAAACTCAATCCTTGTCAGTATGGTGCAACGTGTAAAGATGGAATTGGCACATACACTTGTACATGCTTGGATGGATATCAGGGCAAAAACTGTGAATCtg TTATACCAAAATACTGCAAGCTGAACAATGGCGATTGTGGCCACTTCTGCAGACCTGAAAGAAACGGTGTTGTATGCTTCTGTGCCACTGGCTATATTCTGGGACCAGATGAAAAATCTTGTATTCCGACAG AGCCTTTCCCATGTGGGAAAGTTTATGTGAAGAGAAAAAAGAGGTCAGTGATTTCATTTGGTAACAGTAGCAGTGTTACCAGTGAACAAGATGGCAACCCCAATGAACTGTATAGCAACAATGGGACAAGCCACAGAAACATCACCAGTATCGCAGACAGTCCAGATCTTCTTCTTCAGAATGAAACAAAAGCTCCCAATAGAACAGAGAATGATCCTAAAACTAACGTGTCTCCAAACCTTCATACGAGGATAGTAGGTGGTAATGACTGCTTGCCTGGTGAATGTCCATGGCAG GCTCTTCTAATAAATGAAGACAAGGAAGGGTTTTGTGGAGGGACAATTCTGAACCAGTTCTATATACTTACTGCAGCTCACTGCATAAACCAATCTAAAATCATTAAAGTTGTTGTCG GGGAAGTGGACAGAGATAAGGAAGAAAACACGGAAATGATGAtctctgtggaaaaaatatttgtaCATGGTAAATTTGTTTTGGCAACTTATGATTATGACATAGCCCTTATAAAATTAAAGGAACCTATAAAGTTTTCTCGGTATGTTATCCCGGCATGCCTTCCTGATGTGGAATTTGCTAACGAAATTCTGATGAATCAAAAATCTGGAACTGTTAGTGGTTTTGGACGTCTTTTTGAACATGGACGGGTATCCAACAAACTTAAAGTGCTTGAAGTCCCCTATATTGATAGAAATTCATGCAAGCAAACTACTAACTTTGCGATCACAGAAAACATGTTCTGTGCTGGCTATGACAATGTAACTAAAGATGCATGTCAGGGAGACAGTGGGGGTCCACATGTTACTAAATACAAGGACACCTATTTTGTTACTGGTATAGTCAGCTGGGGAGAAGGATGTGCAAGGAAAGGCAAATATGGAGTGTATACAAAAGTGTCAAAGTTCCAAGGCTGGCTAAGAAGGACATTAAGACATAACCCTTAA